Proteins encoded within one genomic window of Vanrija pseudolonga chromosome 3, complete sequence:
- the BUD6 gene encoding Bud site selection protein 6, protein MSRPPISYPIQSRTSEYDDTASIRPQLEPSAFPREAASATPRNASGHARGPASALDSYITRLLVVTKQLLQGLEQWCQGTLSEEDVSDIYVRLGNGFELCVTSFRKAGISTSDLDSVPRDLREILERALAEDPSQETLNLYLPDIRAIIFSLLSGLKNKQIAYKRLLTERQTPETTFTPLEAGTPSRPPRLSESGPDSAARIFVSDAPASPASSSSHLPIGPGPSRSQPTASALAERNQQRTPATNRPAPPDAFRPPRSRTDNGSTSGPRPDPSTLQPPGSASSDKRPLPSQPALQQSTSAPSPTLQAPPLPFTNRPPQRTQPHPDRFSHESQLRSRFSADSDLSVLTRTTSDGASLAKSPSTMSKESTASGGPPMLPTLNLPTNINLDEGGASARSSFAALQRSDALERRASKRFSSYTFNKMLPSSPTSKKAQQNGSPQRPARRSDRFPPMPALMEDANGVAVSPETHINIGSPTPGSTAATETLPVTIPGSRSEPDLSPPAMSDLARTASNELGGQPVADAMAAEVSGGDTLKGSQAAALQQLQAGSVTTLKIYLQLGRQVKKTPVELPLTMSALRLLFMERFEYDPGMEDFPDVYIRDPRTGVQYELEDMDDVKEGCVLTLDIEPLDQVKQHFDITFASLAQDIKELKQSLNQSKRVSTQIPSHPSLLTVSSPQPSRAIEKSPELPPQVTPRAPPTATFGPPHPDLQTHYQEVQDLRRDLAVMRQLHLDFLSQTKESFGQLRAQNLAMREVVKTKMGGNRALLDNSKSKLEQQCQDTIQSVEEVSDIIDGSREDALRRGIIPSSSKMEKVRADLESAAKLVDTFAHDVTLAEPTWRATWLSELQRVTEEQRLLAYQNKLAADLKNDIKDATEMLDNVQAFVVNKQATGGRKFRPPSPEATNPAGGINNLLLEIRTKETNPNARLKAIEEQQRVRERELANKTDEFQNELSGFVAGKKLRKTGGTEETERVRARRSEKTLKRMLTADTEVDSPPLGDLTPQLTGGTRAVSEGARSRNSGSSTAEAGGLAGLGLEK, encoded by the exons ATGTCGCGCCCACCAATATCCTACCCGATCCAGTCGCGCACGTCAGAGtacgacgacacggcgagcATCCGCCCGCAGTTAGAACCGAGCGCGTTCCCGCGCGAGGCTGCCAGCGCTACGCCGCGCAATGCGAGCGGGCACGCGCGTGGTCCG gcctcggcgctcgactcgtACATCACGCGCCTACTGGTCGTCACCAAGCAGCTGTTGCAAGGGCTGGAACAGTGGTGCCAAGGGACGTTATCCGAAGAAGAC GTCAGCGACATCTACGTGCGCCTGGGCAACGGCTTTGAGCTGTGCGTCACGTCGTTTAGGAAAGCAGGCATCTCGACCTC GGACCTCGACTCTGTGCCGCGCGACCTGCGTGAGATCCTCGAGCGCGCTCTGGCCGAGGACCCGTCCCAGGAGACATTAAACCTGTACTTGCCCGACATTCGCGCCATCATCTTCAGCCTCTTGTCCGGGCTCAAGAACAAGCAGATTGCCTACAAACGCTTGCTCACTGAGCGGCAGACGCCCGAGACGACGTTTACGCCGCTGGAAGCCGGTACCccgagccggccgccgcgcctctCGGAATCCGGACCAGACTCGGCAGCTAGGATCTTTGTCTCTGATGCGCCTGCGAgccccgcctcgagctcgtcgcacCTCCCCATAGGGCCCGGGCCGTCCCGCTCCCAGCCAACCGCATCGGCGCTCGCAGAGCGGAACCAGCAGCGCACGCCGGCCACCAACCGTCCAGCACCGCCCGACGCGTTCCGCCCCCCACGATCGCGCACCGACAAtggctcgacgtcgggccCCAGGCCTGATCCGTCGACCCTCCAGCCgcccggctcggcgtcgagcgacaagcgccccctcccctctcAGCCCGCCCTCCAGCAGTCGACCTCCGCCCCGTCCCCCACACTGCAGGCACCGCCTCTCCCGTTCACAAACCGCCCCCCACAGCGGACTCAGCCTCACCCAGACCGCTTCAGCCATGAGAGCCAGTTACGATCCAGGTTCTCTGCCGACTCGGACCTGTCTGTCTTGACGAGGACCACGTCAGACGGGGCGTCGCTCGCCAAGTCGCCGTCTACCATGTCTAAAgagtcgacggcgagcggcggaCCGCCCATGTTGCCCACGCTCAACCTCCCCACCAACATCAACCTGGATGAAGGGGGTGCATCTG CTCGCTCGTCGTTTGCTGCACTCCAGCGGTCTGATGCCTTGGAACGTCGAGCATCCAAGCGTTTCTCGTCCTACACGTTCAATAAGATGCTACCGAGCTCACCGACGTCGAAGAAGGCGCAGCAGAACGGCAGCCCACAACGCCCGGCACGGCGGTCCGACAGGTTCCCTCCGATGCCTGCGCTCATGGAGGACGCGAACGGCGTGGCGGTGAGCCCCGAGACGCACATCAACATTGGCTCCCCGACGCCTGGATCAACGGCAGCTACGGAGACGCTTCCCGTCACGATTCCTGGCAGCAGGTCGGAGCCGGATCTCTCACCACCGGCCATGTCCGACCTCGCTCGCACAGCCAGCAacgagctgggcggccaGCCCGTTGCCGACGCCATGGCTGCCGAGGTCTCGGGCGGTGACACACTAAAGGGCTCCCAGGCGGCCGCTCTGCAGCAGCTCCAGGCGGGATCGGTCACGACGCTCAAGATCTACCTCCAGCTTGGACGCCAGGTCAAGAAGACTCCTGTGGAACTTCCCCTCACCATGTCGGCGTTGCGTCTCCTCTTCATGGAGCGTTTCGAGTACGACCCAGGAATGGAGGACTTCCCAGACGTCTACATTCGTGATCCCCGAACTGGTGTCCAGTACGAGCTGGAGGACATGGATGACGTCAAGGAGGGATGTGTGTTGACACTTGATATTGagc CCCTTGATCAGGTCAAGCAGCACTTTGACATTACATTCGCCTCGCTTGCCCAAGAcatcaaggagctcaagcagTCGCTCAACCAGTCAAAGAGAGTGTCGACTCAGATTCCCTCGCACCCCTCGCTCCTCACCGTGTCATCGCCCCAGCCATCCCGGGCAATCGAGAAGAGCCCCGAGCTTCCGCCTCAAGTCACACCCAGAGCTccgccaacggcgacctTTGGACCGCCCCACCCGGACTTGCAGACCCACTACCAAGAGGTTCAGGACCTTCGTCGTGACCTCGCAGTCATGCGCCAGCTGCACCTCGACTTCTTGTCACAGACCAAGGAGTCGTTCGGTCAGCTGCGTGCCCAGAACCTGGCCATGCGTGAGGTGGTCAAGACCAAGATGGGCGGTAaccgcgcgctgctggacAACAGCAAGTCgaagctcgagcagcagtgCCAGGACACTATTCAGTCTGTTGAAGAGGTGTCCGACATCATTGATGGCTCGCGTGAGGACGCTTTGCGCCGCGGTATTATCCCGAGCTCGTCCAAGATGGAGAAGGTGCGGGCCGACCTTGAGagcgccgccaagctggTGGACACGTTTGCCCACGACGTCACGCTGGCCGAGCCGACGTGGCGTGCGACGTGGTTGTCCGAGCTGCAGCGCGTtaccgaggagcagcgcctTCTCGCGTACCAGAACAAGCTCGCTGCCGATCTCAAGAACGACATCAAGGACGCCACGGAGATGCTGGACAATGTCCAGGCGTTCGTCGTCAACAAGCAGGCGACTGGCGGCCGCAAGTTccgtccgccgtcgcccgaggCGACCAACCCCGCGGGCGGGATCAACAACCTTTTATTGGAGATTCGCACCAAGGAGACGAACCCGAACGCGCGACTCAAGGCGatcgaggagcagcagcgtgttcgcgagcgcgagcttgccAACAAAACGGACGAGTTCCAGAATGAGTTGAGCGGGTTTGTGGCCGGCAAGAAGCTGCGCAAGACTGGTGGCACGGAAGAGACGGAGCGTGTGCGGGCGCGCAGATCCGAGAAGACGCTCAAGCGCATGTTGACGGCGGATACGGAGGTGGATAGCCCACCGCTGGGCGACTTGACGCCGCAGCTGACGGGCGGGACGCGAGCGGTGAGCGAGGGTGCGCGGTCGCGCAACTCtgggtcgtcgacggcggaaGCCGGTGGTCTGGCCGGTCTGGGGCTGGAGAAGTAG
- the CTSD_0 gene encoding putative aspartic-type endopeptidase CTSD has translation MLILPPRRPAPGAPDAATNPRRPRRRPLAAAADAPPPRATRAKRQQNDQGQNQQQPQQPPPSPAPTPVPPTPAGAPPPETTTKPIVHGLQQPAPSPEGNGAGGAGVQAFTFTAEEAPAGPYTNTPAPPPGASPSAPGGAAADAAPSTGGGAAGNSAPPNGSPSDPAGGGAGGSNSNPPPGASTPVTGGANGSSVFTASGNSSTSSFTRTMPWTYSPSPPTKTTSGKGASQTTFVPGHVYNLTLGGSTDSSAVYSLPMSFGHNGGSSRKRGPDWDGVSPQVVNMQIDLGSSDMWVAADTCNTVNCKSASSLYNTSQSMDTDTAIGLNYQTGSVAGNVFWEQVTFGSFSIGWQAFVAASTVYNEDLGGGNFGGLIGLAFPQNSIILSKIPAGTSSQPDGATFLDNLFGSGASAPSQRFFSLSLERREDVRTASTFGIGALSTRVCPGQCAPNYVQVIPAPNLGKTGFLHWRVQIDGIKATKFADEKNGAGPTTTNITLGPSQVDSTRRTPLAIVDSGGLATLVGNKAFADNIYAPFGVKASSDGLYRMSCNTPIALTVSIGGFEYPVHPLDMSYVDPSDPTQSQCIGAVQVAPLANNADFVLGSSFLKNVYSVFQYPDASKGAWQPTVGFVSLTNPSTAAKDFYAVRNLRQSLSDVSNGNGGGAPPSPGAGSPAAQHRVVSTAIIAACSVIGFFVLAAAAFCAWWFWLRRKLGATGIVEYKMANMNGGSSPSDQGISTVRSRKHEATHRQKSMVEGYSDYDMESWRSTNNSAEDSIRLSMPRVTEEFGEQHLPDGLSNHTRGSSIHQSLLLADHGPPLGSPTSDMTPGVNTPRRASSHMSVQISPGATGRLVDLPSSPPPPLGQTSPRPSFVNMPKSPSQRSTMTLSMSGPFPTRPTSMQSSDYEYFSMLPVPTPEDREQGGHTRTPLSTSSLHRMSTP, from the exons ATGCTCATCCTCCCTCCTCGGAGGCCCGCGCCTGGCGCCCCAGACGCCGCGACAAATCCTCGCCGACCACGGCGGAgaccactcgccgccgccgccgacgcacccccgccccgcgcgaccCGCGCAAAGCGACAACAGAACGACCAGGGGCAAaaccaacaacaaccacaacaacctCCGCCTTCCCCTGCGCCGACCCCCGTGCCGCCAACACCAGCAGGTGCGCCCCCACCAGAAACGACGACAAAGCCCATCGTCCACGGCCTCCAGCAGCCCGCGCCTTCGCCAGAAGGCAACGGTGCCGGCGGAGCCGGAGTCCAAGCCTTTACCTTCACTGCTGAGGAGGCCCCCGCCGGGCCTTACACCAACACACCAGCACCTCCTCCCGGCGCATCCCCATCAGCGCCTggtggtgccgctgccgatGCCGCCCCGAGCAccggaggaggagctgctggcaACAGCGCGCCGCCTAACGGGTCTCCCTCTGAcccggctggcggcggcgcagggggCTCGAACTCGAACCCTCCTCCAGGAGCGAGCACGCCCGTCACGGGAGGGGCCAACGGCTCTAGCGTGTTTACGGCCTCTGGCAactcgtccacctcgtcctttACAAGAACAATGCCGTGGACGtactcgccgtcgccgcccaccaaAACCACGTCGGGCAAGGGCGCATCACAGACCACCTTTGTGCCCGGGCACGTCTACaacctcaccctcggcggcagcaccgACTCGTCTGCCGTCTACTCGCTCCCCATGTCGTTTGGGCACAACGGCGGGTCTTCGCGGAAACGCGGGCCCGATTGGGACGGCGTCTCCCCACAAGTAGTCAACATGCAGATCGACCTCGGCTCGTCGGATATG TGGGTCGCAGCAGATACCTGCAACACGGTCAACTGCAAATCTGCTTCGTCACTCTACAACACGTCCCAATCGATGGACACCGACACGGCGATTGGCCTCAATTACCAGACGGGCTCAGTTGCGGGCAACGTCTTCTGGGAGCAGGTCACGTTTGGCTCGTTTTCAATTGGCTGGCAGGcgttcgtcgccgcctcgacaGTCTATAACGAGGacctgggcggcggcaactTTGGTGGTCTCATCGGTCTGGCATTCCCTCAGAACTCGATCATCCTGTCCAAGATTCCCGCCGGAACTTCGTCCCAGCCTGACGGCGCGACCTTCCTCGACAACCTGTTTGGCTCGGGAGCGTCAGCGCCCTCGCAGCGTTTCTTCTCGCTGTCGCTTGAGCGGCGAGAGGATGTGCGCACGGCATCGACATTTGGCATCGGTGCGCTGTCGACCAGAGTCTGCCCCGGACAGTGTGCACCAAACTATGTCCAGGTCATCCCGGCCCCCAACCTCGGGAAAACTGGTTTCCTCCACTGGCGCGTGCAGATTGATGGCATCAAGGCGACCAAGTTTGCCGACGAGAAGAACGGTGCTGGCCCTACGACGACGAACATTACTCTTGGGCCGAGCCAGGTCGACTCGACCCGCCGGACACCTCTTGCGATTGTCGACTCAGGTGgcctcgccacgctcgtcggcaacaaGGCATTCGCAGACAACATCTACGCACCGTTCGGCGTCAaggccagcagcgacggaCTCTACCGCATGTCGTGCAACACGCCCATCGCATTAACAGTCTCCATTGGCGGATTCGAGTACCCGGTCCACCCGCTGGACATGTCGTACGTGGACCCCAGCGACCCGACCCAGTCCCAATGTATCGGCGCGGTGCAGGTCGCGCCGCTAGCCAACAATGCCGACTTTGTCCTGGGCTCGTCGTTCCTCAAGAACGTCTACTCGGTCTTCCAGTACCCTGACGCGAGCAAGGGCGCATGGCAGCCCACGGTCGGGTTCGTGTCCCTCACCAATCCCAGCACCGCTGCCAAAGACTTCTACGCCGTGCGTAACCTCCGCCAGTCGCTCTCCGACGTGTCAAACGGCaatggtggcggcgcgcctcccAGCCCCGGCGCAGGTAGCCCAGCAGCCCAGCACCGTGTCGTCTCTACGGCCATCATTGCCGCGTGCTCCGTCATTGGATTCTTCGTactcgccgcggctgcctTCTGCGCGTGGTGGTTCTGGCTACGacgcaagctcggcgcgaccgGAATCGTCGAGTACAAGATGGCCAATATGAACGGCGGAAGCAGCCCGTCGGACCAGGGCATCTCGACCGTCCGGAGCCGGAAGCACGAGGCGACCCACCGCCAAAAGAGCATGGTCGAAGGATACTCGGACTACGACATGGAGAGCTGGCGCTCGACCAACAACAGCGCTGAGGACTCGATCCGGCTCTCAATGCCTCGCGTAACCGAGGAGTTTGGCGAGCAACACCTCCCCGACGGGCTCTCGAACCACACACGTGGCTCGAGTATCCACCAGAGCCTGTTGTTGGCGGACCACGGACCGCCTCTTGGCTCGCCAACGTCTGACATGACCCCGGGTGTCAACACACCCCGGCGGGCAAGCTCGCACATGAGCGTTCAGATCTCTCCAGGGGCCACTggccgactcgtcgacctccccagctccccgccgccgccattggGGCAGACCTCGCCCAGACCTTCGTTTGTCAACATGCCCAAGTCGCCGTCGCAGCGCTCGACAATGACCCTGTCCATGTCCGGTCCCTTCCCCACCAGACCGACGAGCATGCAGTCGAGCGACTACGAGTACTTCTCCATGTTGCCCGTTCCCACTCCAGAAGACAGGGAACAAGGGGGCCACACGCGGACACCGctgagcacgagctcgctCCACCGCATGTCAACGCCATAA
- the exgA_1 gene encoding putative glucan 1,3-beta-glucosidase A, with amino-acid sequence MRTSLVSVLGLLALTAGGVDAVPYRGRTSPALHPRQNGPGGGANGGGNPIGIDTAFGGNGPPGSPHNPNAAAPAKALSLNAAPPQPKPRDGGDAADGANGADGANGASGDNANANVGAAPADAAAPAAAAAAGQPGAGGAGGAGGAGGAGAKGGKGGKGGAGGKGGTGGAGATASPVTVYTTVTVTPTTCTSISSTTTSSSTTTTTSSTTTTVSSTTVSSTTVSSTTATNISSTITSSSTSTSVSSSSSLEPSSTTTAPIVVQSSPKPELVRGVNLGGWLVFERWIRGQHWADTLPGEKWDDSNPTYIRDEYMFGKIQPRADAERWMREHWDTFVTEDDFRLIAGAGLTHVRIPIGYWAFELRPEDTFIQGAKEYLDKAIGWARNHNLKVMVDLHGVPGGQNHWDHSGRLNDFTWYNKPYHVALGNKVIAEIAKTYYGPQYKDVVTHLFMLNEPDYNSAQGHQDEFAAALYNMTDATYTALRKDAGSDAWLVLHDSWKPDTMCCTRFLDGNHTKLMGDNHYYPIVFDNGEKWANATIKDIINPICGATGGRNTWHMPVVTGEWSLATPAKYPFNDIDWFEGVTMLWDAQTQLFEQYGVGWTFWTWKIDGGGAWSFKDLRYSDGVVPKDLNYHKYKLKDLCPDAPPPHPWLGGH; translated from the exons ATGCGCACAAGTCTCGTGtccgtcctcggcctgctggcgctcaccgccggcggcgtcgacgccgtccctTACCGCGGGCGCACCAGCCCAGCGCTCCACCCGCGCCAGAACGGCCCAGGCGGAGGCGCCAACGGCGGGGGCAACCCCATCGGTATCGACACCGCCTTTGGCGGTAACGGCCCTCCCGGGTCGCCGCACAACCCCAACGCTGCGGCCCCGGCCAAGGCACTCTCGCTCAACGCGGCGCCCCCCCAGCCCaagccgcgcgacggcggcgacgctgctGACGGCGCCAACGGGGCCGATGGGGCGAACGGTGCCAGCGGCgacaacgccaacgccaacgtcGGCGCTGCCCCCGCGGATGCGGCggcccccgctgctgccgccgctgctggccagccgggtgccggcggtgctggaggcgctggcggtgccggtggtgctggtgccaaaggtggcaagggcggcaagggtggcgccggtggcaagggtggcactggtggcgctggtgcgACCGCTTCCCCCGTGACCGTCTACACCACTGTCACTgtcacgccgacgacgtgtaCGAGCAtttcgtcgacgacgactagcTCGTCGActaccacgacgacgagctcgaccaccacgaccgtCTCTTCTACCACTGTCTCCTCGACCACcgtctcctcgacgaccgccacaaacatctcgtcgacgatcacctcgtcgtccacgtcgacgtcggtgagcagcagctcgtcgctcgagccgtcgagcaccaccaccgcgcccatCGTCGTGCAGAGCtcgcccaagcccgagctggtgcgcggcgtcaacctcggcgggTGGCTGGTGTTTGAGCGCTGGATCCGCGGACAGCACTGGGCCGACACGCTGCCCGGCGAGAAGTGGGACGACTCGAACCCGACGTACATCCGCGACGAGTACATGTTCGGCAAGATccagccgcgcgccgacgccgagcgctggATGCGCGAGCACTGGGACACGTTCGTgaccgaggacgacttcCGGCTgatcgccggcgcggggctCACGCACGTCCGCATCCCGATCGGATACTGGGCGTTCGAGCTGCGCCCAGAGGACACGTTCATCCAGGGCGCCAAGGAGTACCTCGACAAGGCTATCGGCTGGGCACGCAACCACAACCTCAAGGTCATGGTCGACCTGCACGGCGTCCCCGGAGGCCAGAACCACTGGGACCACTCGGGCCGCCTCAACGACTTCACGTGGTACAACAAGCCGTACCACGTCGCCCTCGGGAACAAGGTCATTGCGGAGATTGCAAAGACTTACTACGGGCCCCAGT ACAAGGACGTCGTTACCCACCTGTTCATGCTCAACGAGCCCGACTACAACTCGGCACAAGGCCACCAGGACGAgttcgccgccgcgctgtaCAACATGACGGACGCGACGTACACCGCGCTGCGCAAGGACGCGGGCAGCGACGCGTGGCTCGTGCTCCACGACTCGTGGAAACCCGACACCATGTGCTGCACGCGCTTCCTGGACGGCAACCACACCAAGCTCATGGGCGACAACCACTACTACCCGATCGTGTTTGACAACGGGGAAAAGTGGGCGAACGCGACGATCAAGGACATTATCAACCCGATCTGCGGCGCGACCGGCGGCCGTAACACCTGGCACATGCCCGTCGTGACGGGCGAGTGGAGCCTGGCCACGCCGGCAAAGTACCCGTTCAACGACATCGACTGGTTCGAGGGCGTCACCATGCTCTGGGACGCGCAGACGCAGCTGTTTGAGCAGTACGGCGTCGGGTGGACCTTCTGGACGTGGAAGattgacggcggcggagccTGGTCCTTCAAGGACCTGCGGTACTcggacggcgtcgtcccCAAGGACCTCAACTACCACAAGtacaagctcaaggacctgTGCCCCGATGCGCCGCCTCCGCACCCATGGCTCGGCGGGCATTAA